CGCGCAGAAGCGGCACGCCGTACACGACGGCCACACCCGCGAGCATCACCGCGAAGCGTTCCGGCGTGAACAGCAGCGACACCGCCGGGGTGAGGGCCGCGCCGTTCGCGCCGAGGAGTCCCCGGTACACCTCCAGGGCGTGCGAGACGCTGTCGCTGCGGAACAGCACGCGGCCCAGGATCACGATCAGCATGACCTTCGGCACGGCGTACCACGCGGGCGGCGGCGGGCGCCGGAAGCGGCGGGCGAGGGCGCGTTCCAGCACCAGGAAGGCCCCGTTCCACATGCCCCACAGCACGAACGTCCAGTTCGCGCCGTGCCACAGGCCGCCCACCGTCATGGTCAGGAACAGGTTCAGCTGCGTGCGGCCCGGCCCGGCCCGGTTCCCGCCGAGCGGAATGTACACGTACTCGCGCAGGAACGCGCCGAGCGAGACGTGCCAGCGCTGCCAGAAGGCCGTCACGGACGTCGCCGTGTACGGGTCGAGGAAGTTCTCGGGGAACACGAAGCCCAGCATCAGCGCCAGCCCGATCGCCATGTGGCTGTACCCCGCGAAATCGAAGAACAGCTGCAGCGTGTACGCGACGCTGCCGAGCCACGCGTCCGCCGCGCTGGGGTGAGCGGCCGTGTACGCGGCGTTCACGAGCGGCGCGAGCGGGTCGGCCAGCAGCACCTTCATGCTCAGGCCCACCATGACGCGCTGCGCGCCCCGCGCGAACTTCTCCGGGGTGTGCGTCCGTTCCCGGAACTGCTCGGCCAGCAGGTGAAAGCGCAGGATCGGTCCGGCCACCAGGTGAGGGAAGAGGCTCACGAACGCCCCGAACTCCACGATGCTGCGCGGCGGTCTGGCCGTCCCGCGGTGCAGGTCCACCAGGTAACTGATCGCGTGGAAGATGTAGAAGGACAGGCCGACCGGCAGCAGCACGTGATTCCACAGGAACGGGTCCAGGCCCAGCGCCTCACGGACGGCGTTGGCGCTGGAGACCGCCATGTTCGCGTACTTGAAATACCCGAGCATCGCGAGGTTGCCGGTCACACCGAGTGTCAGCCACGTCCAGCGGGCGCGGCCGGACGTGCCCATGACGCGCCCACCTACCAGGTACGTGAACACGATCACGCCCACCAGCAGGCCCAGCGCGGCCGGAGCGGCCCAGGCGTAGAACAGCAGGCTGCCGAGCAGGATCGCCCACGAGCGCGCGCGGGCCGGCGTGAGCGCGTAGGCCACCAGGAAGAGCGGCAGGAACAGCAGCAGGAAGATGTAGGAACTGAACACCATACAGGAAACACCTCGTCCGGCCCACAGGACGTTGCCGTTGACGCCCTGACGTTATGGGGGCGGGTGTGTCGCGCGTCTTACAGGGGGCCACCGGCCGGTGCGGCGGGAGGCATGAAGGTCGCGGGCGGCCGTGCGGGCGCGGCTCCGCGCGGGTTTGCATGGCGGGCGTGAGCTGCGCGGCAGGGACGGGCGGCCGGGCGACGCGCCGCCGGACGCGTCCCCGCCCCGCACCTTGAGGCGGGCGGGCGTGTCAGTGTCCTGTCAGGCCGGGCCGTGTACCGTTGCG
The window above is part of the Deinococcus aquiradiocola genome. Proteins encoded here:
- a CDS encoding MBOAT family O-acyltransferase, coding for MVFSSYIFLLLFLPLFLVAYALTPARARSWAILLGSLLFYAWAAPAALGLLVGVIVFTYLVGGRVMGTSGRARWTWLTLGVTGNLAMLGYFKYANMAVSSANAVREALGLDPFLWNHVLLPVGLSFYIFHAISYLVDLHRGTARPPRSIVEFGAFVSLFPHLVAGPILRFHLLAEQFRERTHTPEKFARGAQRVMVGLSMKVLLADPLAPLVNAAYTAAHPSAADAWLGSVAYTLQLFFDFAGYSHMAIGLALMLGFVFPENFLDPYTATSVTAFWQRWHVSLGAFLREYVYIPLGGNRAGPGRTQLNLFLTMTVGGLWHGANWTFVLWGMWNGAFLVLERALARRFRRPPPPAWYAVPKVMLIVILGRVLFRSDSVSHALEVYRGLLGANGAALTPAVSLLFTPERFAVMLAGVAVVYGVPLLRARPQLLRPAVLNGVGYARVPVFLLAVVTLAAQHDAPFLYFQF